In a single window of the Bradyrhizobium erythrophlei genome:
- a CDS encoding carboxymuconolactone decarboxylase family protein produces the protein MSRLSVPSLESDTGPSGQVYAQIKKAIGSVPNTYAAIAAYGPAALKSVLAADAVLAAGTLTKRDQEVIKLVISAVSGCEYCVAAHSHLARLAGVKPDVLKQIREGQPTGDATRDALVGFVRKLQQSSGTVSDEDFAAIKAAGYSDAQLVEISLAFATTVFTNVFNRINDTEIDFPAVA, from the coding sequence ATGTCCCGTCTCTCAGTCCCCAGCCTCGAATCCGACACCGGGCCGTCGGGCCAGGTCTATGCCCAGATCAAGAAGGCGATCGGGAGCGTTCCGAACACCTACGCAGCTATCGCCGCCTACGGCCCCGCCGCCCTCAAGTCGGTCCTCGCCGCCGATGCGGTACTCGCCGCGGGCACGCTGACCAAGCGCGATCAGGAAGTGATCAAGCTCGTCATCAGCGCGGTTTCCGGCTGCGAGTATTGCGTCGCCGCTCACAGCCATCTCGCCAGGCTCGCCGGGGTGAAGCCCGATGTCCTTAAGCAGATCCGCGAAGGCCAGCCCACCGGCGATGCCACGCGCGACGCGCTGGTCGGCTTCGTTCGCAAGCTCCAGCAATCCAGCGGCACCGTAAGCGACGAGGATTTCGCCGCGATCAAGGCTGCGGGCTACAGCGATGCCCAGTTAGTCGAGATCAGCCTGGCCTTCGCGACCACGGTCTTCACCAACGTCTTCAACCGCATCAACGACACCGAGATCGATTTTCCCGCAGTCGCATGA
- a CDS encoding AraC family transcriptional regulator, with protein MMPVRGRLDLRCSYGTPWRIDQGPGETNEIPYHAVLAGSATLEDPAGGRPLQLKAGDILLLPGNPRHVMHDGSGVAPLPARNRASLNFTISENFGSDERLDLLCGHFAITQPHDRLLRSYLPRRLVVHAGPHLGQHAGPHLGQKETAAQLAGLVSLMRSESADDHLGGRAMLNALSTAMFALVLRLASETEDSPRGILALAGHPRLAPAVAALFNEPARAWSLPDLARLCNMSRATLARQFREKLGRSASDLLTDIRMTLAANELRRSSLSTGAVAESVGYQSEAAFQRAFKAHMGITPAQWRKMQEPSGQDVFTRLAVPGDANPIEA; from the coding sequence ATGATGCCGGTGCGCGGACGGCTCGACCTGCGCTGCTCCTACGGCACGCCTTGGCGCATTGACCAAGGGCCGGGCGAAACCAACGAAATCCCGTACCACGCCGTGCTCGCGGGATCCGCGACACTGGAAGATCCGGCAGGAGGCCGCCCCTTGCAGCTCAAGGCCGGCGACATTCTTTTGCTTCCCGGTAACCCACGGCATGTCATGCACGATGGCAGCGGGGTCGCTCCCCTGCCCGCCCGCAACCGCGCGTCCCTCAACTTCACGATCAGCGAAAATTTCGGTTCGGACGAGCGGCTCGATCTGTTGTGCGGACACTTCGCAATTACTCAGCCGCACGACCGCCTGCTGCGCAGCTATCTGCCGCGGCGCCTGGTGGTGCATGCCGGCCCTCACCTTGGACAGCATGCCGGCCCTCACCTTGGACAGAAGGAAACGGCCGCGCAACTCGCGGGGCTCGTCTCACTGATGCGCAGTGAGTCCGCGGACGATCATCTCGGAGGCCGCGCGATGCTGAACGCGCTATCGACGGCAATGTTTGCGCTTGTGCTGCGACTCGCAAGCGAGACCGAAGACTCGCCACGCGGCATCCTTGCTTTGGCTGGTCATCCACGCCTCGCGCCTGCGGTAGCCGCTCTGTTCAACGAACCTGCGCGCGCATGGTCGCTGCCCGACCTTGCGCGTCTGTGCAACATGTCGCGGGCAACCCTTGCGCGCCAGTTCCGGGAGAAGCTCGGGCGCTCGGCCAGCGATCTGCTGACCGACATCCGAATGACGCTCGCCGCCAACGAACTGAGAAGATCTTCTCTTTCCACCGGCGCCGTGGCGGAGTCGGTGGGCTATCAATCGGAAGCGGCGTTCCAGCGCGCCTTCAAGGCCCATATGGGCATCACGCCGGCCCAATGGCGCAAGATGCAGGAGCCATCCGGCCAGGATGTCTTTACAAGGCTGGCAGTCCCGGGCGACGCGAATCCGATAGAGGCCTAG
- a CDS encoding YkgB family protein has translation MTMLSNTAPNPVVSALRRSGMLAEDLDYHIVRASMVIMFFFFGYQKWFPYEFERLVPFISNGPLIWWLYPVFGHAGASYFLGVSEWTFGSLLLAGFWDKRLGVLGALGSTGTFIATVTIIPFMPEGWDVAAGGFPAMTGNVPFLMKDVVLLAVSFYLLRQDLVRLTRQ, from the coding sequence ATGACCATGCTTTCCAACACCGCTCCGAACCCGGTTGTAAGCGCCCTGCGCCGGTCCGGGATGCTCGCAGAGGATCTCGACTACCATATTGTCCGGGCCTCGATGGTGATCATGTTCTTCTTCTTCGGATACCAGAAGTGGTTTCCGTATGAATTCGAAAGACTGGTCCCCTTCATCAGCAACGGACCGCTGATCTGGTGGCTTTATCCGGTCTTTGGCCACGCTGGCGCCAGCTATTTCCTGGGTGTCTCGGAATGGACCTTCGGATCCCTGCTGCTCGCAGGCTTCTGGGACAAGCGGCTCGGCGTTCTCGGCGCTCTCGGCTCGACCGGCACCTTCATCGCGACGGTCACCATCATTCCGTTCATGCCGGAGGGTTGGGACGTCGCCGCGGGAGGCTTTCCTGCGATGACCGGCAACGTGCCCTTCTTGATGAAGGACGTCGTTCTGCTCGCCGTCTCGTTCTATCTCCTGAGGCAGGACCTGGTTCGCTTGACGCGGCAATAA
- the ipdC gene encoding indolepyruvate/phenylpyruvate decarboxylase: MATLAYALLTALKDHAAHEIFGIPGDFVLPLFKVIEESKILPSFTLSHEPAVGFAADASVRYHGGLGVAVVTYGAGGFNIVNSIAGAYAERSPVVVIAGAPGARERTSGFLLHHQARTVDTQLAVFREITCDQAVLTDPMTAPVQIARVLRSARELSLPVYVEFPRDMVAAEVEPVVALPPRHADAGALAECADEILKRIEAARAPVAVVDVEIRRYDIEDKIAALARKINLPLVTTFMGRGLLEHAPDVVAGTYLGAAGDPAVTRLVEDADLVLMLGVILSDTNFALSNRAPDPRRTILASSREVQIGYHCFRDMPLADLIEALEARARPSGTRPHLLKQHSVYPHGLPADDAPISPSDVATAINDLFDRHGKMPMTSDIGDCLFTAMEIDNTALAAPGYYAGMGFGVPAGIGVAATGLRPLILVGDGAFQMTGWELGNCRRYGLDPIVVVFNNKSWEMLRVFQPESHFNDLDDWHFADIAAPIGGVGERVTTRRELAAALDRAVKRRGQFSLVEVMLPRGVTSETLARFVTGFKSARERMAKA; this comes from the coding sequence ATGGCCACACTTGCCTATGCTTTGCTCACCGCGCTGAAGGACCACGCCGCCCACGAGATTTTCGGCATTCCCGGCGATTTCGTGCTGCCGCTGTTCAAGGTCATCGAAGAAAGCAAGATCCTGCCGAGTTTCACGCTGAGCCATGAGCCGGCAGTCGGTTTCGCAGCGGATGCATCGGTGCGGTATCACGGCGGCCTCGGCGTTGCCGTCGTGACCTATGGCGCCGGGGGCTTCAATATCGTCAATTCGATCGCGGGGGCCTATGCGGAGCGCTCGCCGGTGGTCGTGATCGCGGGCGCGCCTGGCGCGCGCGAGCGAACCAGCGGCTTCCTGCTGCATCACCAGGCGCGCACGGTCGATACGCAGCTTGCCGTCTTCAGGGAAATCACCTGCGATCAGGCGGTGCTGACCGATCCCATGACCGCACCTGTGCAGATCGCGCGGGTGTTGCGTAGCGCCCGCGAGTTGTCACTGCCGGTCTATGTCGAATTTCCTCGCGACATGGTGGCGGCTGAGGTCGAGCCCGTCGTGGCGCTGCCGCCGCGGCATGCGGACGCGGGCGCGCTCGCCGAATGCGCCGACGAGATCCTCAAGCGCATTGAAGCAGCCAGGGCGCCGGTCGCGGTGGTCGACGTCGAAATCCGGCGCTACGACATCGAGGACAAAATCGCTGCCTTGGCGCGCAAAATCAATCTCCCTCTGGTGACCACCTTCATGGGACGCGGACTTCTCGAACATGCTCCCGACGTCGTCGCCGGCACCTATCTCGGCGCAGCCGGAGATCCGGCGGTTACCCGGCTGGTCGAGGATGCCGATCTGGTGCTGATGCTTGGCGTCATCCTGTCTGACACCAATTTCGCCCTCTCCAACCGGGCACCAGATCCACGCCGTACCATTCTGGCTTCGAGCCGCGAGGTGCAGATCGGTTATCATTGCTTCCGCGACATGCCGCTCGCCGACCTGATCGAGGCGTTAGAGGCGCGCGCCAGGCCGAGCGGGACGCGGCCGCATCTGCTGAAGCAGCATTCGGTCTATCCGCACGGCCTGCCGGCCGATGATGCGCCGATCTCGCCGTCAGACGTCGCGACCGCGATCAACGACCTGTTCGATCGCCATGGCAAGATGCCGATGACATCGGACATCGGCGACTGCCTGTTCACCGCTATGGAAATTGACAACACAGCGCTCGCCGCGCCCGGCTACTATGCCGGCATGGGCTTTGGCGTGCCCGCAGGCATCGGTGTCGCGGCCACCGGATTGCGGCCCCTGATCCTGGTGGGCGACGGCGCCTTCCAAATGACCGGCTGGGAACTCGGCAATTGCCGCCGCTACGGGCTCGATCCGATTGTCGTGGTTTTCAACAACAAGAGCTGGGAGATGCTGCGGGTTTTCCAGCCTGAATCGCACTTCAACGATCTCGATGATTGGCATTTTGCCGATATTGCCGCCCCGATCGGCGGCGTGGGCGAACGGGTCACCACGCGCCGTGAACTCGCTGCCGCGCTCGATCGCGCTGTCAAGCGGCGCGGCCAGTTCTCATTGGTTGAGGTGATGTTGCC